Proteins encoded by one window of Salvia splendens isolate huo1 chromosome 7, SspV2, whole genome shotgun sequence:
- the LOC121741395 gene encoding uncharacterized protein LOC121741395, with protein sequence MYAIIHRRLIRVPANSVAPQFLAHFSSRKLPSDFRTGDATFTISYLTNSCGLSLNDAFSVSNKLRIKSRHTSDAVLQLLKTYGFTDAQISKLVTTWPGVLQSCADKTLSPKLEFFRSIGVPPAALTRKLSEYPFLLRRSFGNYFTPWYNYLKGIVQSDKNVVAVFLSSPMAFTHGWPERMPSNIAILRGRGVPESSIASLMVSKPSMMILRKDKFGACVDRAAELGFPASKVVFVRALQVFGRMSESTLKHKMEVYRRCGWSESDLNAAFLRHPLCMKLSQKKIRANMDFLVNELRLKPSEIAQCPTVLDYSCDRRMRPRWIVVRILKARGLMNESRSITSVFHMPEANFLKQCIFDHEEEFPELLDIYRGTISPPE encoded by the coding sequence ATGTATGCAATTATTCATCGCAGGCTGATTAGGGTTCCGGCCAATTCCGTCGCCCCACAATTTCTCGCGCATTTCTCCTCTCGAAAATTACCTTCTGATTTCAGAACCGGCGACGCCACATTCACCATCAGTTATCTCACAAATTCATGTGGACTATCCTTGAATGACGCCTTCTCCGTCTCCAACAAATTGCGCATCAAATCGCGGCACACTTCCGATGCAGTTTTGCAATTACTCAAAACCTACGGTTTCACAGATGCTCAAATTTCTAAGCTCGTCACCACATGGCCGGGCGTTCTTCAGTCCTGCGCCGACAAAACCCTATCGCCCAAGCTCGAATTCTTCCGCTCAATCGGCGTTCCGCCCGCCGCCCTTACGCGGAAGCTCTCCGAGTATCCCTTTTTACTGCGGCGAAGCTTCGGAAACTACTTCACCCCATGGTATAATTACTTGAAAGGCATCGTTCAATCCGATAAAAACGTCGTCGCTGTGTTTCTCAGCAGTCCGATGGCGTTCACACACGGCTGGCCGGAAAGGATGCCTTCTAACATCGCGATTTTGAGAGGGAGAGGGGTGCCTGAATCCTCAATCGCTTCGTTGATGGTGAGCAAGCCATCCATGATGATACTGAGGAAGGATAAGTTCGGTGCTTGTGTTGATCGGGCTGCTGAATTGGGATTTCCGGCGTCGAAAGTTGTGTTTGTCCGCGCCCTCCAAGTGTTCGGTAGAATGTCTGAGTCGACTCTGAAGCATAAAATGGAGGTTTACAGAAGGTGTGGTTGGTCCGAATCTGACCTAAATGCTGCATTTCTGAGGCATCCTCTTTGTATGAAACTGTCCCAGAAAAAGATCAGAGCCAACATGGATTTTCTCGTGAATGAATTGAGATTGAAGCCTAGTGAAATCGCACAATGCCCCACAGTTCTTGATTACAGCTGCGACAGAAGAATGAGGCCGAGGTGGATTGTTGTGAGGATTCTAAAAGCAAGAGGGTTGATGAACGAATCGAGGAGCATCACCAGCGTGTTTCATATGCCGGAGGCAAATTTCTTGAAGCAATGCATCTTTGATCACGAGGAGGAATTTCCGGAGCTGTTGGATATCTATCGAGGCACGATCAGCCCACCTGAATGA
- the LOC121741396 gene encoding uncharacterized protein LOC121741396 — translation MFAAIFCRRILSAPRKDGIFTLPSSGKSPADGGGSRSDPTFTISYLTNSCGLSLNDAVSVSNKLRIKSRHNPDAVLDLLSQFGFTNAQISKLVTKWPLVLQCRPDETLFPKLQFLRSIGVPAAVSADKLSVYPMILQRSLENSLIPTYNYLKKLLRSDKKVVNVFARSPRAFVHGCCGAMSRNIAVLRERGAPESSVALLLNNQPSLLMLGGEAFAALVDRAAQMGFDASKVVFVLALQVLANMSDSTLQRKMGVYRRCGWSESEVMGAFLKHPLCMSLSEKKIKGSMGFLVGEAGFKAGDIARCPVLLGYSVEKRMRPRLVVSRMLERKELLKKSTSFIYLLMMSEEKFIKRYIVENQERIPQLLDVYGGNVYVEI, via the coding sequence ATGTTTGCTGCAATTTTCTGTAGGAGAATACTGAGCGCGCCCAGAAAAGATGGTATCTTTACCCTCCCCTCCTCCGGCAAATCACCAGCCGACGGCGGCGGAAGCCGCAGCGATCCTACATTCACTATTTCCTACCTCACAAACTCATGTGGGCTATCCTTAAACGACGCCGTCTCCGTCTCCAACAAACTGCGCATCAAATCGCGACACAACCCCGATGCAGTGCTGGATCTCCTCTCCCAATTCGGATTCACAAACGCCCAAATCTCCAAACTCGTAACCAAATGGCCCCTCGTGCTCCAATGTCGCCCCGACGAAACCCTTTTCCCCAAACTCCAATTCCTCCGCTCCATCGGCGTTCCCGCCGCCGTCTCCGCCGATAAGCTATCAGTGTATCCCATGATTCTACAGCGCAGTCTCGAAAATTCCCTCATCCCAACTTACAATTACTTGAAAAAACTTCTCCGATCTGATAAAAAGGTCGTCAATGTGTTCGCCAGATCACCCAGGGCCTTCGTCCACGGCTGCTGCGGCGCGATGTCTCGCAACATCGCGGTCTTGAGGGAGCGAGGAGCGCCGGAGTCTTCGGTCGCGCTGCTGCTCAATAACCAGCCGTCGCTGCTGATGCTCGGCGGAGAAGCCTTCGCCGCGCTCGTCGATCGCGCTGCGCAAATGGGATTCGATGCGTCGAAAGTGGTATTCGTTCTTGCACTCCAGGTGTTAGCGAATATGTCTGATTCGACTCTGCAGCGGAAGATGGGTGTTTACAGGAGATGTGGCTGGTCTGAATCTGAGGTTATGGGTGCGTTTCTGAAGCATCCGCTTTGCATGAGTTTGTCGGAGAAGAAGATCAAGGGAAGCATGGGGTTTCTTGTTGGTGAAGCTGGATTCAAGGCCGGTGACATTGCCCGATGCCCGGTGCTTCTGGGTTACAGCGTGGAGAAGAGGATGAGGCCACGGTTGGTTGTGAGTAGGATGCTGGAGAGGAAGGAGTTGTTGAAGAAATCGACCAGTTTcatatatttgttgatgatgtCTGAGGAGAAGTTTATTAAGAGGTATATTGTTGAGAATCAAGAACGTATTCCGCAACTGCTTGATGTCTATGGCGGCAATGTTTATGTCGAGATTTAG
- the LOC121741394 gene encoding spermatogenesis-associated protein 20-like isoform X2: protein MLKRLLYPSRFVFHYKPTYNSAQKPNNSQSFPFSWPLSVVSCRPINISRVPAMADGESPQTASSNPQKHTNRLAEEHSPYLLQHAHNPVDWYPWDEEAFAEARKRNIPIFLSIGYSTCHWCHVMEVESFEDEEVAKLLNDWFVSIKVDREERPDVDKVYMTYVQALYGGGGWPLSVFLSPDLKPLMGGTYFPPDDKYGRPGFKSILRKVKEAWDTKNEILVKSGVFAMEQLSEALAAVAKSEKLPDGLPERAVQKCAEQLADSYDSKFGGFGSAPKFPRPVEIQLMLYHKKKLKDNQMQGEAKHDLSMVALTLQSMARGGIHDHVGGGFHRYSVDECWHVPHFEKMLYDQGQLANAYLDVFSLTKDVFYSSTSRDILDYLRREMIGPNGEIFSAEDADSAEFEGASRKKEGAFYVWTSQEIDDILGEHAPLFKEHYYIKSSGNCDLSRMSDPHDEFKGKNVLIEQNSTSAMASKSGKPLEEYLKILGTCRNKLYDVRSKRPKPSLDNKVIVSWNGLAISAFARASKILKDEPEGTQYHFPIVGTNPRVYMEVAEKAAAFIRRNLYDEQTRRLQHSFRNGPSKAPGFLDDYAFLISALIDIYEFGGSTNWLAWAIELQQTQDKLFLDEEGGGYFNTPGEDPSVLLRVKEDHDGAEPSGNSVAVINLVRLASLVAPASERYRRNAQVLLRLRETATAMPLMCCGADLLGAPSRKQVVVVGDKASEEFDKMLAAAHSSYNPNKTVIHIDTRDAEEIGFWEENNEKIAGMAKSNSAADKVVALICQNFTCSPPVHDPSLLISLLD from the exons ATGCTCAAGAGACTTCTCTATCCTAGCCGCTTCGTTTTTCATTACAAACCCACCTATAATTCGGCCCAAAAACCCAATAATTCTCAATCTTTTCCATTTTCTTGGCCGTTATCTGTAGTTTCTTGCCGGCCCATCAACATCTCTAGAGTTCCAGCCATGGCGGACGGCGAGTCCCCTCAAACGGCGTCGTCGAATCCCCAAAAACACACTAATCGGCTTGCAGAGGAGCACAGTCCTTACCTTCTTCAACATGCCCATAATCCC GTTGATTGGTATCCATGGGACGAGGAGGCGTTTGCAGAAGCTCGTAAAAGAAACATCCCTATCTTCTTGTCAA TTGGTTACAGCACTTGCCATTG gtGCCATGTAATGGAAGTAGAATCATTTGAGGATGAAGAGGTGGCGAAATTGCTTAATGATTGGTTTGTCAGTATCAAG GTGGATCGTGAAGAAAGACCAGATGTTGATAAG GTATATATGACGTATGTACAAGCGTtgtatggtggtggtggttggcCGTTAAGCGTCTTCCTTTCACCCGACCTAAAGCCTTTAATGGGTGGCACTTATTTCCCCCCGGACGATAAGTATGGAAGGCCCGGCTTCAAAAGTATACTTAG GAAGGTTAAAGAGGCATGGGACACTAAGAATGAAATCTTGGTCAAAAGTGGGGTATTTGCAATGGAACAGCTCTCAGAAGCATTAGCTGCAGTTGCGAAATCAGAAAAGCTTCCCGACGGGCTTCCAGAGAGGGCAGTCCAGAAATGTGCTGAACAG CTCGCGGATAGTTATGATTCCAAGTTTGGTGGATTTGGCTCTGCTCCGAAATTCCCAAGACCTGTTGAAATCCAGCTAATGCTTTATCATAAAAAGAAGTTAAAGGATAACCAAATGCAGGGTGAAGCAAAGCATGACCTGAGTATGGTGGCACTGACCCTGCAGAGCATGGCAAGGGGTGGTATCCACGATCACGTTGGAGGTGGTTTTCACAGATATAGTGTTGATGAATGCTGGCACG TACCTCATTTTGAGAAGATGCTCTACGATCAAGGGCAACTTGCTAATGCGTACCTAGATGTTTTCTCGCTAACGAAAGATGTGTTCTATTCAAGCACGTCAAGGGACATTCTTGATTACTTGCGAAGAGAGATGATTGGCCCCAATGGGGAGATATTTTCTGCTGAGGATGCAGATAGTGCCGAATTTGAAGGTGCCTCAAGGAAGAAGGAGGGTGCCTTCTATGTCTGGACCAGCCAAGAG ATTGACGACATACTTGGAGAGCATGCCCCCCTCTTTAAAGAGCACTACTACATTAAATCGTCTGGCAATTGTGATCTATCAAGAATGAGTGACCCTCACGATGAGTTCAAGGGCAAGAACGTGCTTATAGAGCAAAACAGTACTTCTGCGATGGCATCAAAATCTGGCAAGCCGCTGGAGGAGTACCTAAAGATCTTGGGTACATGTCGAAATAAGCTTTATGACGTCCGGTCGAAACGCCCGAAGCCATCTTTGGACAATAAG GTCATCGTGTCGTGGAACGGACTGGCAATTTCTGCATTTGCTAGAGCATCAAAAATCCTAAAGGACGAACCGGAAGGAACACAATACCACTTTCCTATTGTTGGAACTAAT CCGAGGGTGTATATGGAAGTCGCGGAGAAGGCAGCAGCTTTTATCCGGAGGAATCTTTATGACGAGCAGACGAGAAGACTGCAACATAGTTTTCGAAATGGTCCGTCCAAGGCACCTGGATTTTTAGACGATTATGCCTTTCTGATATCTGCTCTGATAGATATATATGAATTCGGGGGTTCAACAAATTGGCTAGCTTGGGCTATTGAACTTCAGCAAACTCAG GACAAGCTGTTTCTTGATGAGGAGGGCGGAGGATATTTCAATACTCCCGGGGAGGATCCCTCAGTCCTCCTCCGAGTCAAAGAGGACCATGATGGTGCAGAACCGTCGGGGAACTCCGTTGCAGTAATCAATTTAGTGAGACTGGCGTCTCTGGTAGCTCCAGCTTCTGAGCGTTACAGGCGAAATGCACAAGTTCTGTTG AGGTTGAGAGAAACAGCAACGGCCATGCCTCTCATGTGCTGTGGTGCAGATCTGCTCGGTGCCCCTTCGAGAAAGCAAGTGGTCGTAGTCGGAGACAAGGCTTCTGAAGAATTCGACAAAATGTTAGCTGCTGCGCACTCATCATATAATCCCAATAAAACG GTGATTCATATAGACACTAGAGATGCGGAGGAAATAGGGTTCTGGGAGGAAAACAATGAGAAGATTGCTGGTATGGCCAAGAGCAACTCTGCAGCCGACAAGGTGGTCGCGCTCATCTGCCAGAATTTTACGTGCAGTCCTCCTGTGCACGACCCAAGTTTGCTGATTTCTCTGCTGGACTAA
- the LOC121741394 gene encoding spermatogenesis-associated protein 20-like isoform X1: MLKRLLYPSRFVFHYKPTYNSAQKPNNSQSFPFSWPLSVVSCRPINISRVPAMADGESPQTASSNPQKHTNRLAEEHSPYLLQHAHNPVDWYPWDEEAFAEARKRNIPIFLSIGYSTCHWCHVMEVESFEDEEVAKLLNDWFVSIKVDREERPDVDKVYMTYVQALYGGGGWPLSVFLSPDLKPLMGGTYFPPDDKYGRPGFKSILRKVKEAWDTKNEILVKSGVFAMEQLSEALAAVAKSEKLPDGLPERAVQKCAEQLADSYDSKFGGFGSAPKFPRPVEIQLMLYHKKKLKDNQMQGEAKHDLSMVALTLQSMARGGIHDHVGGGFHRYSVDECWHVPHFEKMLYDQGQLANAYLDVFSLTKDVFYSSTSRDILDYLRREMIGPNGEIFSAEDADSAEFEGASRKKEGAFYVWTSQEIDDILGEHAPLFKEHYYIKSSGNCDLSRMSDPHDEFKGKNVLIEQNSTSAMASKSGKPLEEYLKILGTCRNKLYDVRSKRPKPSLDNKVIVSWNGLAISAFARASKILKDEPEGTQYHFPIVGTNPRVYMEVAEKAAAFIRRNLYDEQTRRLQHSFRNGPSKAPGFLDDYAFLISALIDIYEFGGSTNWLAWAIELQQTQDKLFLDEEGGGYFNTPGEDPSVLLRVKEDHDGAEPSGNSVAVINLVRLASLVAPASERYRRNAQVLLAVFEKRLRETATAMPLMCCGADLLGAPSRKQVVVVGDKASEEFDKMLAAAHSSYNPNKTVIHIDTRDAEEIGFWEENNEKIAGMAKSNSAADKVVALICQNFTCSPPVHDPSLLISLLD, encoded by the exons ATGCTCAAGAGACTTCTCTATCCTAGCCGCTTCGTTTTTCATTACAAACCCACCTATAATTCGGCCCAAAAACCCAATAATTCTCAATCTTTTCCATTTTCTTGGCCGTTATCTGTAGTTTCTTGCCGGCCCATCAACATCTCTAGAGTTCCAGCCATGGCGGACGGCGAGTCCCCTCAAACGGCGTCGTCGAATCCCCAAAAACACACTAATCGGCTTGCAGAGGAGCACAGTCCTTACCTTCTTCAACATGCCCATAATCCC GTTGATTGGTATCCATGGGACGAGGAGGCGTTTGCAGAAGCTCGTAAAAGAAACATCCCTATCTTCTTGTCAA TTGGTTACAGCACTTGCCATTG gtGCCATGTAATGGAAGTAGAATCATTTGAGGATGAAGAGGTGGCGAAATTGCTTAATGATTGGTTTGTCAGTATCAAG GTGGATCGTGAAGAAAGACCAGATGTTGATAAG GTATATATGACGTATGTACAAGCGTtgtatggtggtggtggttggcCGTTAAGCGTCTTCCTTTCACCCGACCTAAAGCCTTTAATGGGTGGCACTTATTTCCCCCCGGACGATAAGTATGGAAGGCCCGGCTTCAAAAGTATACTTAG GAAGGTTAAAGAGGCATGGGACACTAAGAATGAAATCTTGGTCAAAAGTGGGGTATTTGCAATGGAACAGCTCTCAGAAGCATTAGCTGCAGTTGCGAAATCAGAAAAGCTTCCCGACGGGCTTCCAGAGAGGGCAGTCCAGAAATGTGCTGAACAG CTCGCGGATAGTTATGATTCCAAGTTTGGTGGATTTGGCTCTGCTCCGAAATTCCCAAGACCTGTTGAAATCCAGCTAATGCTTTATCATAAAAAGAAGTTAAAGGATAACCAAATGCAGGGTGAAGCAAAGCATGACCTGAGTATGGTGGCACTGACCCTGCAGAGCATGGCAAGGGGTGGTATCCACGATCACGTTGGAGGTGGTTTTCACAGATATAGTGTTGATGAATGCTGGCACG TACCTCATTTTGAGAAGATGCTCTACGATCAAGGGCAACTTGCTAATGCGTACCTAGATGTTTTCTCGCTAACGAAAGATGTGTTCTATTCAAGCACGTCAAGGGACATTCTTGATTACTTGCGAAGAGAGATGATTGGCCCCAATGGGGAGATATTTTCTGCTGAGGATGCAGATAGTGCCGAATTTGAAGGTGCCTCAAGGAAGAAGGAGGGTGCCTTCTATGTCTGGACCAGCCAAGAG ATTGACGACATACTTGGAGAGCATGCCCCCCTCTTTAAAGAGCACTACTACATTAAATCGTCTGGCAATTGTGATCTATCAAGAATGAGTGACCCTCACGATGAGTTCAAGGGCAAGAACGTGCTTATAGAGCAAAACAGTACTTCTGCGATGGCATCAAAATCTGGCAAGCCGCTGGAGGAGTACCTAAAGATCTTGGGTACATGTCGAAATAAGCTTTATGACGTCCGGTCGAAACGCCCGAAGCCATCTTTGGACAATAAG GTCATCGTGTCGTGGAACGGACTGGCAATTTCTGCATTTGCTAGAGCATCAAAAATCCTAAAGGACGAACCGGAAGGAACACAATACCACTTTCCTATTGTTGGAACTAAT CCGAGGGTGTATATGGAAGTCGCGGAGAAGGCAGCAGCTTTTATCCGGAGGAATCTTTATGACGAGCAGACGAGAAGACTGCAACATAGTTTTCGAAATGGTCCGTCCAAGGCACCTGGATTTTTAGACGATTATGCCTTTCTGATATCTGCTCTGATAGATATATATGAATTCGGGGGTTCAACAAATTGGCTAGCTTGGGCTATTGAACTTCAGCAAACTCAG GACAAGCTGTTTCTTGATGAGGAGGGCGGAGGATATTTCAATACTCCCGGGGAGGATCCCTCAGTCCTCCTCCGAGTCAAAGAGGACCATGATGGTGCAGAACCGTCGGGGAACTCCGTTGCAGTAATCAATTTAGTGAGACTGGCGTCTCTGGTAGCTCCAGCTTCTGAGCGTTACAGGCGAAATGCACAAGTTCTGTTG GCTGTGTTTGAGAAGAGGTTGAGAGAAACAGCAACGGCCATGCCTCTCATGTGCTGTGGTGCAGATCTGCTCGGTGCCCCTTCGAGAAAGCAAGTGGTCGTAGTCGGAGACAAGGCTTCTGAAGAATTCGACAAAATGTTAGCTGCTGCGCACTCATCATATAATCCCAATAAAACG GTGATTCATATAGACACTAGAGATGCGGAGGAAATAGGGTTCTGGGAGGAAAACAATGAGAAGATTGCTGGTATGGCCAAGAGCAACTCTGCAGCCGACAAGGTGGTCGCGCTCATCTGCCAGAATTTTACGTGCAGTCCTCCTGTGCACGACCCAAGTTTGCTGATTTCTCTGCTGGACTAA